In Epinephelus lanceolatus isolate andai-2023 chromosome 16, ASM4190304v1, whole genome shotgun sequence, one DNA window encodes the following:
- the c16h6orf47 gene encoding uncharacterized protein C6orf47 homolog, with product MTAVVGRAWGWVLGSWNSRAVSEKTTVVKAKGQEHGFRGEGLGGWTSWIWGGWRCQSDQSSPVEEYWEAQERLQPMEIEDLGAGRQETDASSEQVSRWWNKYLPTSYFSWPRKTETIGLRRRKCDVQSRDARDCDIDGDFSDYGTPPPSPTPPSSQLTSPFRLFAHSWKVEILPEHYEICFNFLRHLFDLFVVGFLWTVSPPAKLILEVLGVQGALRLWFHGMAMFFVSTVGMAGLLWLIQEYLPQFALIYGIIQALVISVSVRQSVILSIEEEKEENDEGGKETEKMEDCREHKEKVMSINNKVKTS from the coding sequence ATGACAGCTGTGGTAGGCAGAGCATGGGGGTGGGTATTGGGCTCATGGAACAGCAGAGCGGTGTCAGAGAAGACCACAGTGGTGAAAGCCAAGGGCCAGGAGCATGGCTTCAGAGGAGAGGGCCTCGGGGGGTGGACTTCTTGGATCTGGGGAGGGTGGAGATGTCAAAGTGACCAAAGTAGTCCAGTAGAGGAGTACTGGGAGGCGCAGGAGAGGCTTCAGCCCATGGAAATTGAAGATCTTGGTGCAGGGAGACAGGAGACAGATGCAAGTTCAGAGCAAGTATCTAGATGGTGGAATAAGTATCTCCCAACTTCTTATTTTTCATGGccaagaaaaacagaaacaattgGATTAAGACGAAGGAAATGTGATGTTCAAAGTAGAGATGCACGGGACTGTGATATTGATGGAGACTTTTCTGACTATGGAacacctcctccttctcctacACCTCCTTCCTCTCAGCTGACATCTCCTTTTCGACTCTTTGCGCACAGCTGGAAGGTGGAAATCCTACCAGAGCACTACGAGATTTGTTTTAACTTCCTCCGCCACTTGTTTGATCTGTTCGTGGTTGGCTTCCTGTGGACTGTGTCCCCCCCTGCCAAGCTGATCCTGGAGGTGTTGGGGGTCCAGGGAGCACTGAGGCTGTGGTTTCATGGTATGGCCATGTTTTTTGTCTCCACAGTTGGAATGGCTGGATTACTCTGGTTGATCCAGGAGTATCTCCCTCAGTTTGCTTTGATCTATGGCATCATCCAGGCATTGGTGATCTCTGTCAGTGTTCGACAGAGTGTGATCCTCAgcatagaagaagaaaaagaagaaaatgatgAGGGGGGCAAGGAGACCGAAAAAATGGAAGACTGCAGGGAACATAAAGAAAAGGTTATGTCTATAAACAACAAGGTGAAGACAAGTTAA